A single region of the Phycisphaerae bacterium RAS1 genome encodes:
- the mlaE_1 gene encoding putative phospholipid ABC transporter permease protein MlaE: MSAPYDPADSSPWRRPVERLGSAVRGVLETLSGAAGYVGGIARMQGGVLRRLLARPAGRGGRMRRGALFAQMIRVGVRSIPIVFLVQIFIGVILALNMAPTLKLYGQLERVADVVAIAVFRELGPLISAIILSGFAGASIAAELGAMVEGEEIKALRATALDPIGYLVSPRILATTVMMVGLTVIADVIGVFGGFLTGVFVLGVDPQIYIDLTRDALTTKDYFTGLFKGGVFGAIIASLACYEGLNVQGGAVGVGRATTTTVVKSIVALIGADTVFTAVFYVLGW; encoded by the coding sequence ATGAGCGCCCCTTACGATCCGGCCGACAGCTCTCCCTGGCGCCGCCCCGTGGAGCGACTCGGTTCTGCGGTCCGCGGCGTGCTCGAGACGCTCAGCGGCGCGGCCGGCTACGTCGGCGGCATCGCGCGGATGCAGGGCGGCGTGTTGCGGCGGCTGCTGGCGCGGCCCGCCGGGCGCGGCGGGCGGATGCGGCGCGGGGCGCTGTTCGCACAGATGATCCGCGTCGGCGTCCGCAGCATTCCGATCGTCTTTCTGGTGCAGATTTTCATCGGCGTGATCCTGGCCCTGAACATGGCGCCGACGCTCAAGCTCTACGGGCAGCTCGAGCGCGTCGCGGATGTGGTGGCGATCGCCGTCTTCCGCGAGCTGGGGCCGCTGATCAGCGCCATCATCCTGAGCGGCTTCGCGGGTGCGTCGATCGCCGCCGAGCTGGGGGCGATGGTGGAGGGCGAGGAAATCAAGGCGCTGCGGGCCACGGCGCTCGATCCCATCGGCTACCTGGTTTCGCCGCGGATTCTGGCGACGACGGTCATGATGGTCGGCCTGACGGTGATCGCGGACGTCATCGGCGTCTTCGGCGGCTTCCTGACGGGCGTGTTTGTGCTGGGAGTCGATCCGCAGATCTATATCGATCTGACACGCGATGCGCTGACGACCAAGGATTACTTCACCGGGCTGTTCAAAGGCGGAGTGTTTGGCGCGATCATCGCTTCGCTGGCGTGTTACGAAGGGCTGAACGTTCAGGGCGGAGCTGTTGGCGTCGGCCGGGCGACCACGACCACCGTCGTTAAGAGCATCGTCGCACTGATCGGCGCCGACACGGTTTTCACCGCGGTCTTCTACGTTCTGGGATGGTAG
- the rsbV_2 gene encoding Anti-sigma-B factor antagonist, with protein MSESLPELEVTVEDAAGTRTVVVRGDIDLNTSPELRDRFLALLETPAVRLIVDLAGVKYIDSSGVGTIVELRRKTERAGGKLVLCGLQPRVRDVFDITHLSRLFNIAVTQDEARRL; from the coding sequence GTGAGCGAGTCGCTCCCGGAGCTTGAGGTCACGGTGGAGGACGCGGCGGGAACCCGCACGGTCGTCGTCCGCGGCGACATCGACCTGAACACGTCGCCGGAGCTGCGCGACCGGTTTCTGGCGTTGCTCGAAACGCCCGCCGTCCGCCTGATCGTGGATCTGGCGGGCGTGAAGTACATTGACTCGTCCGGCGTGGGCACGATCGTCGAGCTGCGCCGCAAGACGGAGCGCGCCGGCGGAAAGCTGGTGTTGTGCGGACTGCAGCCGCGCGTTCGGGATGTGTTCGACATCACGCACCTGTCGCGGCTGTTCAACATCGCCGTCACGCAGGATGAGGCGCGGCGGCTATGA
- a CDS encoding serine-protein kinase RsbW, with translation MSAAAPLRVDIRSDPTELQPVREHLRAWLGPNGWNEQQIAEIVLAVDEALTNVIRHGYGGRTDQPIHIECRPIRDAVEGPGVEVRIRDFGRQVDLSKIAGRRLEEVRPGGLGVHIIHAMTNSARYSHADGGGMLLVMVKYLTHTAKCDDGSRSGA, from the coding sequence ATGAGCGCCGCAGCGCCTCTGCGCGTGGACATTCGCAGCGATCCGACCGAGTTGCAGCCGGTCCGCGAGCACCTGCGCGCCTGGCTCGGGCCGAACGGCTGGAACGAACAGCAGATCGCCGAGATCGTGCTGGCCGTGGATGAAGCGCTCACCAACGTCATCCGCCACGGCTACGGCGGCCGGACCGACCAGCCGATTCACATTGAATGCCGCCCGATTCGCGACGCGGTCGAGGGTCCGGGCGTCGAGGTTCGCATCCGCGACTTCGGCCGCCAGGTGGACCTGAGCAAGATCGCCGGCCGACGGCTGGAAGAGGTCCGGCCCGGGGGATTGGGCGTTCACATTATTCACGCGATGACGAACTCGGCCCGCTACTCCCATGCCGACGGCGGCGGAATGCTCCTGGTCATGGTCAAGTATCTGACACACACGGCCAAATGCGACGACGGGTCGAGGAGCGGCGCGTGA
- a CDS encoding bifunctional preprotein translocase subunit SecD/SecF, with the protein MFEKNLAQRLGLIGVVVVIAILALFDFRDRKLNLRPGLDIAGGVSMIFEIDDEGMQDNPNLAEEMKTLLQKRVDPHGVYDLKWRVHGRNRIEVQMPLPPKDAKRLQEEYLKAEEELFSTNLKLSAVETAVRMPVAQRADEIRRLAAGAAEREQLLTAAARAYDTYDAAQVDLRRARAGEAVKPLELPDEIASAPATASGPTPQQLEALEAARRDAQEAYEDALGAVLAGNLDATRFKDILEMEDTSAIRRNSLAELEGRHPQIKDKIAAVLEKHRTWRQSRGALDGPADLQRLLRGAGVLEFRILAEPNPDNMTKFDRYRRQLLEIGPRPRPGDEEGWFKIDNPLAFFYLNSPAELAAMDYKNHRSFVVEKRGDTFYVLGRLGQEFGLLHGQNWQLKRAMIDRDQQGRLCVQFQLDQSGGGLFEDLTRQNLQKQLCILLDGTAYSAAVIQSKISTHGQITGDFSLEKVSYLVQTMQAGALPARLKETPLSERTIGSSLGEANLNKALYSGYIAGCAVIAIMIGYYFLCGSVAVAALALNVLLTLAILAMLDARMTLDGIAGIILSIGMTVDANVLIYERMREEKQRGSSLRLIVKNGFDKAFSTIFDSNITTLLICVIIYYVGSEEIKGFGLTLGWGIVLNLFTSVFVSRTLFSLLLKYNVLKDVKMMHLIPPPTIDWYGKRKMFLAISTVVIASGLALTWFRGKDLLDVEFRGGVNAELELKQRGLNDIDIARKITDASAGLKSDAAKLASATVEPGDGPSTFIVSIPGVDQKRIAAFIIEPLEDASLLQRGGLDMRAGEDRVRIRAKESATAEQLQNLIRGLTAAGAGAADNIARSAVGSVVDLGNDAEKGLIWNITTIETNKRLVQNAIETAVGQDLRIQPRITYVFRGQEGRPVPITDSRLENVLSGLPPEFSADVTDFREGAALWFDDMSPPQSVQTVKTRLKNMRLQPGYQDYPYRPFEILGVKPAGGKDESGQPLYSSMVVVLSDASYRYSEDADRWLSEFAGKEQTLAMATLDSEQTLRKVSQFKPQIAAQSQTRASLALLLSWAMIIGYVWIRFGRPSYGIAGVIALVHDVLVALGCVALSGVIGGGGAFGSVLLIDDFKISMPIIAAFLTIIGFSINDTIVIFDRIRELRGRLGVVTPRIINDAVNQCMARTLLTSFTVLVVLLAMYIFGGSSIRGFNYAMFLGSISGVYSTVAIAAPILLFGAKDVQEE; encoded by the coding sequence ATGTTCGAGAAAAACCTGGCCCAGCGCCTGGGACTGATTGGCGTGGTGGTCGTGATCGCCATCCTGGCGCTGTTCGACTTTCGCGATCGGAAACTCAACCTCCGCCCCGGCCTCGATATCGCCGGCGGCGTGTCCATGATCTTCGAAATCGACGATGAGGGCATGCAGGACAATCCCAACCTCGCCGAGGAAATGAAAACGCTGCTCCAGAAGCGCGTCGACCCGCACGGCGTGTACGACCTGAAGTGGCGCGTCCACGGTCGCAACCGCATCGAAGTGCAGATGCCGCTGCCTCCCAAGGACGCCAAGCGGCTTCAGGAAGAATACCTGAAGGCCGAAGAAGAACTGTTCAGCACCAACCTCAAGCTCAGCGCAGTCGAAACCGCGGTCCGCATGCCCGTCGCGCAGCGGGCGGATGAAATCCGCCGGCTGGCGGCCGGCGCCGCCGAGCGCGAGCAGCTTCTGACCGCGGCCGCCCGCGCGTACGACACGTACGACGCGGCCCAGGTCGATTTGCGCCGCGCCCGCGCCGGTGAGGCGGTCAAGCCGCTCGAGCTGCCGGACGAAATCGCCAGCGCGCCCGCGACCGCCAGCGGACCGACGCCGCAGCAGCTCGAAGCGCTCGAAGCCGCCCGTCGCGACGCGCAAGAGGCGTACGAAGATGCACTGGGGGCGGTGCTGGCCGGCAACCTGGACGCGACCCGCTTCAAGGACATCCTCGAAATGGAGGACACCTCCGCCATTCGGCGCAACAGCCTGGCCGAGCTGGAAGGCCGGCACCCGCAAATCAAGGACAAGATCGCCGCCGTCCTCGAAAAACACCGCACCTGGCGGCAGTCGCGCGGCGCGCTCGACGGCCCGGCTGACTTGCAGCGACTCCTGCGCGGCGCCGGCGTGCTGGAATTCCGCATCCTGGCCGAGCCGAACCCGGACAACATGACCAAGTTCGATCGCTATCGACGCCAGCTTCTGGAAATCGGCCCGCGCCCGCGGCCCGGCGACGAAGAGGGCTGGTTCAAAATCGACAACCCGCTGGCCTTCTTCTACCTGAATTCGCCGGCGGAACTGGCCGCGATGGACTACAAGAATCACCGCAGCTTCGTGGTCGAAAAACGCGGCGACACGTTCTACGTCCTGGGCCGGCTGGGCCAGGAATTCGGCCTGCTGCACGGTCAGAACTGGCAGCTCAAGCGGGCCATGATCGACCGCGACCAGCAGGGCCGGCTGTGCGTGCAGTTCCAGCTCGACCAATCCGGCGGCGGCTTGTTCGAAGACCTGACGCGCCAGAACCTGCAAAAGCAGTTGTGCATTCTGCTCGACGGTACGGCTTACTCGGCCGCCGTCATCCAGAGCAAGATCTCCACGCACGGCCAGATCACCGGTGACTTCAGCCTGGAGAAGGTCAGCTACCTGGTGCAGACCATGCAGGCCGGTGCGCTGCCGGCGCGCCTGAAGGAGACGCCGCTGTCGGAGCGCACCATCGGTTCGAGCCTGGGCGAGGCGAATCTCAACAAGGCGCTTTACAGCGGCTACATCGCGGGCTGCGCCGTGATCGCGATCATGATCGGCTACTACTTCCTGTGCGGCAGCGTGGCCGTCGCGGCCCTGGCGCTGAACGTGCTGCTGACGCTGGCGATCCTGGCGATGCTGGACGCGCGCATGACGCTCGACGGCATCGCCGGCATCATCCTGTCGATCGGCATGACCGTCGACGCCAACGTGCTGATCTACGAGCGGATGCGCGAAGAAAAGCAGCGCGGCTCGTCGCTGCGGTTGATCGTCAAGAACGGCTTCGACAAGGCCTTCAGCACCATCTTCGACTCAAACATCACCACGCTGCTGATCTGCGTGATCATCTACTACGTCGGTTCGGAAGAGATCAAGGGTTTCGGCCTGACGCTGGGCTGGGGCATCGTGCTGAACCTCTTCACCTCGGTCTTCGTCTCGCGCACGCTCTTCTCGCTCCTGCTGAAGTACAACGTGCTCAAAGACGTGAAGATGATGCACCTGATCCCGCCGCCCACCATCGACTGGTACGGCAAACGCAAAATGTTCCTGGCGATCTCGACAGTGGTGATCGCCTCCGGCCTGGCGCTGACCTGGTTCCGCGGCAAGGACCTGCTCGACGTCGAGTTCCGCGGCGGCGTCAACGCAGAGTTGGAGCTCAAGCAGCGCGGCCTGAACGACATCGATATCGCCCGCAAGATCACCGACGCGTCCGCCGGCCTGAAGTCTGACGCCGCCAAGCTCGCCTCCGCGACCGTCGAGCCCGGCGACGGACCCAGCACGTTCATCGTCAGCATTCCGGGCGTCGACCAGAAGCGCATCGCCGCCTTCATTATCGAACCCCTGGAAGACGCGTCTCTGTTGCAGCGCGGCGGACTGGACATGCGTGCCGGCGAAGACCGCGTCCGAATCCGCGCCAAGGAAAGCGCCACCGCCGAGCAGCTTCAAAACCTCATTCGCGGACTGACCGCCGCCGGCGCCGGCGCCGCCGACAATATCGCCCGGTCCGCCGTCGGCTCGGTGGTCGACCTGGGCAACGACGCCGAAAAGGGATTGATCTGGAACATCACCACGATTGAAACCAACAAGCGCCTGGTGCAGAACGCGATCGAGACCGCCGTCGGCCAGGACCTGCGCATTCAGCCGCGCATCACCTACGTGTTCCGCGGCCAGGAGGGACGTCCGGTCCCGATCACCGACTCGCGCCTCGAAAATGTCCTGAGCGGCCTGCCGCCCGAGTTCTCGGCCGACGTGACCGACTTCCGCGAGGGCGCGGCGCTCTGGTTCGACGACATGAGTCCGCCCCAGTCCGTCCAGACCGTCAAGACGCGCCTCAAGAACATGCGCCTGCAGCCCGGCTACCAGGATTACCCCTACCGCCCATTCGAGATTCTCGGCGTGAAACCGGCCGGCGGGAAGGACGAGAGCGGCCAGCCGCTCTATTCCAGCATGGTGGTCGTGCTGAGCGACGCCTCCTACCGCTACTCGGAAGACGCCGACCGCTGGCTGAGCGAGTTCGCCGGCAAGGAGCAGACGCTGGCGATGGCCACGCTGGATTCCGAGCAGACACTCCGCAAGGTGTCGCAGTTCAAGCCGCAGATCGCGGCCCAGTCGCAGACGCGCGCCTCGCTGGCCCTGCTCCTGTCGTGGGCCATGATCATCGGCTACGTCTGGATTCGTTTCGGCCGCCCCTCGTACGGCATCGCCGGCGTCATCGCGCTGGTGCACGACGTGCTGGTCGCCCTCGGCTGCGTGGCGCTCTCGGGCGTCATCGGCGGCGGCGGGGCCTTCGGCTCGGTCCTGCTGATCGACGATTTCAAAATCAGCATGCCGATCATCGCCGCTTTCCTGACGATCATCGGCTTCTCGATCAACGACACCATCGTCATCTTCGACCGCATCCGCGAACTCCGCGGACGCCTCGGCGTCGTGACGCCGCGGATCATCAACGACGCCGTCAACCAGTGCATGGCCCGCACGCTGCTGACGAGCTTCACGGTGCTGGTGGTGCTGCTGGCGATGTACATCTTCGGCGGCAGCAGCATCCGCGGGTTCAACTACGCCATGTTCCTCGGGTCGATCAGCGGCGTGTACTCGACCGTGGCCATCGCCGCGCCGATCCTGCTCTTCGGCGCCAAGGACGTGCAGGAAGAGTGA
- a CDS encoding Methyltransferase domain protein, with amino-acid sequence MLGRNYGDYPGDPELKRTLARRQRVFWDSNLGAYVQADLGDWSCRQHYFKGVYHDRIVPLLIDALLSDGGTFIDIGANRGIHTLHAARVLRGRGRVLAFEPNPATFDVLRAHLTINQISHCTTFNMGLAAEAGELRLNSFADDHSGTCSFVESGAVTASVSVPVRRLDDVLAADELAGPVLVKIDVEGFEHEVLRGMEQTLRRNDLAVVCEVTDEWLRKTGSSAAGLIEHLTSRGFRGRLPRVRYVSLLREGLELHELREIPEGPQFDAVFAREGLLAGRFAGGRR; translated from the coding sequence GTGCTGGGGCGCAACTACGGCGACTATCCCGGCGATCCGGAACTGAAGCGGACGCTGGCCAGGCGGCAGCGCGTGTTCTGGGACAGCAACCTGGGGGCGTACGTGCAGGCCGACCTGGGCGACTGGTCCTGCCGCCAGCACTACTTCAAGGGCGTCTATCACGACCGCATCGTGCCGCTGCTGATCGACGCGCTGCTCTCGGACGGCGGTACGTTTATCGACATCGGCGCCAACCGCGGCATTCACACGCTGCATGCGGCCCGCGTACTTCGCGGCCGCGGGCGCGTCCTGGCGTTCGAGCCGAACCCGGCGACGTTCGACGTGCTGAGAGCACATCTGACGATCAACCAGATTTCGCACTGCACCACGTTCAACATGGGGCTGGCGGCCGAGGCAGGGGAGCTGCGGCTGAACAGCTTCGCCGACGATCACTCCGGCACGTGCTCGTTCGTCGAGTCGGGGGCGGTGACGGCGTCCGTCAGCGTGCCGGTGCGGCGATTGGACGACGTGCTGGCGGCGGACGAGCTGGCGGGGCCGGTGCTGGTGAAAATCGACGTGGAGGGCTTCGAGCACGAAGTGCTCCGCGGCATGGAGCAGACCCTGCGGCGCAACGACCTGGCGGTGGTGTGCGAAGTCACGGACGAATGGCTGCGGAAGACCGGCAGCTCGGCCGCCGGCCTGATCGAGCATCTGACGTCGCGCGGCTTCCGCGGGCGGCTGCCGCGCGTGCGGTATGTGAGCCTGCTGCGCGAGGGGCTCGAGCTGCACGAGCTGCGTGAGATTCCCGAAGGGCCGCAGTTCGACGCGGTATTTGCGCGCGAAGGGCTGCTGGCGGGGAGATTCGCCGGCGGACGGCGTTGA
- a CDS encoding Transposase DDE domain protein, which translates to MLIAGMDAVMNDPVSESTGRCALAEPPRLRRPNREQSLLLPCCLEDLLPADHAARAVWSVVERLDLSAFSAPLKARGDEPGRPATDPQLLTALWLYATIEGIGSGREIERRCGCQDAFRWLCGGVPVNYHTLNDFRVGHGAALDELFSQVLAVLMHKRIVSVRRIAQDGTKVRADAGRHTFRREATLQRQLTEARAHVAAVKAQSDNPAADARRRAAQERAARERVERIEAALAELPKIGADQQQSKRPDVRAKEPRASTIDPQARVMKMPDGGYRPAYNVQLATDVESRAIVGVDVTQARSDHQQAAPLRAQVERRSGAKVVEHLLDGGYVQLAEIERAEAAGTRIYAPPQKTRNDTAGFAPKRSDGPGVAAWRVRMGTPAGQTIYKQRASTAEPVNADLKRYRGLAQCVVRGLAKVRCQALWAALAYNVMHFTAQLVT; encoded by the coding sequence ATGCTGATTGCCGGAATGGATGCCGTGATGAACGACCCAGTATCGGAATCGACGGGGCGGTGTGCGTTGGCGGAGCCGCCGCGGCTTCGGCGGCCGAATCGCGAGCAGTCGTTGCTGCTGCCGTGCTGTCTGGAGGATCTGCTGCCGGCGGATCACGCGGCGCGGGCGGTTTGGTCGGTCGTGGAGCGGCTCGATCTTTCGGCGTTCAGCGCCCCGCTCAAGGCGCGCGGCGACGAGCCGGGCCGGCCGGCGACGGATCCGCAGTTGCTGACGGCGTTGTGGCTGTACGCGACGATCGAGGGGATTGGCAGTGGGCGCGAGATCGAGCGACGCTGCGGCTGCCAGGACGCTTTTCGCTGGCTGTGCGGCGGCGTGCCGGTGAACTATCACACGTTGAATGACTTCCGCGTCGGTCACGGGGCGGCGCTGGACGAACTGTTTTCGCAGGTGTTGGCGGTGCTGATGCACAAGCGGATCGTGAGCGTGCGTCGGATTGCGCAGGACGGAACCAAGGTGCGGGCCGACGCCGGGCGGCACACCTTCCGCCGCGAGGCGACGCTGCAGCGTCAACTGACGGAAGCCCGCGCCCATGTGGCGGCGGTCAAGGCCCAGTCGGACAACCCTGCCGCGGATGCGCGACGGCGTGCCGCGCAGGAGCGTGCGGCCCGGGAGCGGGTCGAGCGAATCGAAGCGGCGTTGGCCGAGTTGCCGAAGATTGGCGCAGACCAGCAGCAGTCCAAGCGGCCGGACGTGCGTGCCAAAGAGCCGCGGGCCTCGACGATCGACCCGCAAGCGCGCGTCATGAAGATGCCCGACGGCGGCTACCGTCCGGCGTATAACGTACAACTGGCAACCGACGTGGAGAGCCGCGCGATTGTGGGGGTGGACGTCACCCAGGCCCGCAGCGACCACCAGCAAGCAGCGCCGCTGCGCGCCCAGGTGGAGCGGCGCAGCGGCGCGAAGGTGGTAGAGCACCTGCTCGACGGCGGCTACGTGCAGTTGGCCGAGATCGAGCGCGCCGAAGCGGCGGGCACACGCATCTATGCGCCGCCGCAGAAGACCAGGAACGACACCGCGGGCTTTGCGCCCAAACGCTCTGACGGTCCGGGCGTGGCGGCCTGGCGCGTGCGCATGGGAACGCCGGCGGGCCAGACGATCTATAAGCAGCGAGCCTCGACCGCCGAGCCGGTCAACGCCGACTTGAAACGGTATCGCGGACTGGCGCAATGCGTCGTGCGCGGGCTGGCCAAAGTACGCTGCCAGGCCCTTTGGGCCGCCCTCGCCTACAACGTGATGCACTTCACCGCGCAGCTCGTCACCTGA
- the purQ gene encoding Phosphoribosylformylglycinamidine synthase: protein MSAVRVLILRAAGTNCDLETRHAWEAAGATAERVHIRRLIETPSLLDTFQVLTIPGGFSYGDDIAAGRVFAAQIRRSLLPAIRGLVDRGGLVLGICNGFQVLVQAGLLPFGWQDHGRICSVTYNDPPGFQDRWVCVEATTARCPFLTPGARYEMPIAHGEGRVVFVNDGARRRVLDSGLAALRYVRGESGAADGMPANPNGSEADIAGMCDETGRILGFMPHPERFVSWSQHPCWTSLPPREQGDGLALFQNAVQFLSRRHASG from the coding sequence ATGAGCGCGGTCCGGGTGTTGATCTTGCGAGCCGCCGGGACCAACTGCGACCTGGAGACGCGGCACGCGTGGGAAGCGGCCGGGGCGACCGCCGAGCGCGTTCACATCCGGCGCCTGATTGAAACGCCATCGCTCCTGGACACTTTCCAGGTCCTGACGATTCCCGGCGGATTCTCGTATGGGGACGACATCGCCGCCGGGCGCGTATTCGCCGCCCAAATTCGACGCAGCCTGCTGCCAGCGATCCGCGGCCTGGTGGATCGCGGCGGGCTGGTGCTGGGCATCTGTAACGGATTTCAGGTGCTTGTACAGGCGGGGTTGCTGCCGTTTGGCTGGCAGGATCATGGCCGCATCTGTTCCGTGACGTATAACGATCCGCCGGGGTTTCAGGATCGCTGGGTGTGCGTCGAGGCGACGACCGCGCGATGCCCGTTCCTCACGCCAGGCGCGCGTTACGAAATGCCGATCGCGCATGGCGAGGGGCGCGTGGTCTTTGTGAACGATGGCGCGCGGCGGCGCGTACTCGACTCTGGGCTGGCGGCCTTGCGATACGTTCGCGGAGAATCCGGCGCCGCCGACGGGATGCCCGCCAATCCGAACGGCAGCGAAGCGGACATCGCGGGGATGTGTGATGAGACGGGGCGCATCCTCGGGTTCATGCCGCACCCGGAGCGGTTTGTGTCGTGGAGCCAGCATCCGTGCTGGACGTCGCTGCCGCCGCGCGAGCAGGGCGACGGGCTGGCCCTGTTCCAGAATGCGGTGCAATTCTTGTCGCGCCGGCACGCGTCAGGTTGA
- the hycG gene encoding Formate hydrogenlyase subunit 7, whose translation MLQILKTRLHQGHRTTGFPVQLPVLPERYRGRPQLDAAKCPDGCGVCIEACPTQAISTDGGLKLDLGKCLFCTACVDACPEGAIRYTQDYRLATSRRTDLVIGNGELRLAQRMSDELHRILGRALRLREVCAGSCNACDLDTNVLNTVGWDLSRFGIQFVASPRHADGVLVTGAVSRNMHAALLGTYEAVPKPRIVIAVGACAISGGPFRDSPDVLNGVEGILPVDLYVPGCPPHPLTILDGLLRLIGRIHEHAT comes from the coding sequence ATGCTGCAAATCCTGAAAACGCGGCTGCACCAGGGACACCGGACGACCGGGTTCCCCGTGCAACTGCCTGTTCTGCCGGAGCGCTATCGCGGCAGGCCCCAACTGGACGCTGCGAAGTGTCCGGACGGTTGCGGAGTCTGTATCGAGGCGTGCCCCACTCAGGCCATCAGCACCGATGGCGGCCTGAAGCTCGACCTGGGCAAGTGCCTGTTCTGCACGGCTTGCGTCGACGCCTGTCCCGAAGGCGCCATTCGCTATACGCAGGATTACCGCCTGGCGACGTCGCGCCGGACCGACCTGGTGATCGGCAACGGCGAACTGAGACTTGCGCAGCGGATGTCGGACGAGCTGCACCGGATTCTCGGCCGCGCCCTCCGGCTGCGCGAGGTGTGCGCCGGAAGCTGCAACGCCTGCGACTTGGACACAAATGTGTTGAACACGGTGGGCTGGGATCTGTCGCGCTTCGGAATTCAGTTCGTGGCGTCGCCGCGGCACGCCGATGGCGTGCTCGTGACGGGCGCCGTCTCGCGCAATATGCACGCGGCGCTGCTCGGGACGTACGAAGCCGTTCCCAAGCCGCGAATCGTGATTGCCGTCGGCGCGTGCGCCATCAGCGGCGGACCCTTCCGCGATAGCCCGGACGTTCTGAACGGCGTGGAAGGAATCCTGCCCGTCGATCTGTATGTTCCGGGCTGCCCCCCCCACCCATTGACGATCCTGGACGGGCTCTTGCGGCTGATCGGGCGAATTCACGAACATGCGACGTAG
- the hycE gene encoding Formate hydrogenlyase subunit 5 precursor yields MNGGGWLTIRQGQAADLSKIPALAADGFADHVLAGRARGGRLANLFGRRVSADTIRLYAFLAFDSASRFEVCTTDVRRGPEAQAAPAYPSISAQWPAAQAFEREIAEQFGVHPLGHPWLKPLRYHATDDGSPAPWGPFDPNRAIPGDYPFYRVEGEEVHEVAVGPVHAGIIEPGHFRFQCHGEEVLHLEIVLGYQHRGAERLLLHPNATRSAIVAETIAGDASIGHALAYCTALEALAGSRVSLRAAAIRGVALELERLANHVGDLGALCTDVAFLPASAYLGRLRGEYLNLTLEICGNRFGRNLLRPGGVCFDIPLASAERMRQRLEGLRSETLEVLDLMFAQSSVLARFEGVGALSEQQADEIGLVGPAARACGCRRDVRCDHPHGVFQFSHIPIAVETTGDVYARAVVRWLEVQRSLEFLLELLGNKPGGTIFEPLGELKPNVMAFGVAETWRGEAMHVAFTDAAGKLACMKAKDPSMHNWFGLARALRGMAISDFPVCNKSFNLSYAGHDV; encoded by the coding sequence GTGAACGGCGGCGGCTGGCTGACCATCCGGCAGGGCCAGGCGGCGGACCTGTCGAAGATCCCGGCGCTGGCCGCGGACGGGTTCGCGGACCACGTGCTGGCGGGCCGCGCACGCGGCGGACGCCTGGCGAATCTTTTCGGCCGGCGTGTTTCCGCCGACACCATCCGTTTGTACGCGTTTCTGGCGTTTGATTCGGCGAGTCGGTTCGAGGTTTGCACGACGGATGTGCGACGCGGACCCGAAGCTCAGGCCGCGCCGGCCTACCCGTCGATCTCGGCTCAATGGCCGGCCGCCCAGGCCTTCGAGCGGGAAATCGCCGAGCAGTTCGGCGTGCATCCGCTGGGGCACCCCTGGCTCAAACCGCTGCGCTACCACGCCACCGACGACGGGTCGCCCGCGCCGTGGGGACCATTCGATCCCAACCGCGCCATCCCCGGCGACTACCCGTTCTATCGTGTCGAGGGCGAGGAAGTCCATGAAGTCGCCGTCGGCCCCGTGCACGCGGGCATCATCGAACCCGGGCATTTCCGCTTTCAATGTCACGGCGAGGAAGTCCTCCACCTGGAAATTGTGCTCGGCTACCAGCATCGCGGCGCCGAGCGGCTCTTGCTCCACCCGAATGCGACGCGCTCGGCGATCGTGGCCGAGACCATTGCCGGGGACGCGTCCATCGGGCACGCGCTGGCCTACTGCACCGCGCTGGAGGCGCTGGCCGGAAGCAGGGTCAGCCTGCGGGCGGCCGCCATTCGAGGCGTCGCCCTGGAATTGGAGCGGCTCGCCAATCACGTGGGCGACCTGGGGGCGCTATGCACCGACGTGGCCTTCCTGCCTGCGTCGGCCTATCTCGGCCGCCTTCGCGGCGAGTATCTGAACCTGACGCTCGAAATCTGTGGAAACCGCTTCGGGCGAAATCTGCTGCGTCCCGGAGGCGTCTGTTTCGACATCCCGCTCGCATCCGCAGAACGCATGCGCCAGCGCCTGGAGGGCCTGCGGAGCGAAACGCTGGAAGTGCTCGACCTGATGTTCGCCCAGTCATCGGTGCTCGCACGCTTCGAGGGCGTCGGAGCGCTGAGCGAGCAGCAGGCCGACGAGATCGGCCTGGTCGGTCCGGCGGCGCGCGCCTGCGGATGCCGGCGCGACGTGCGCTGCGATCATCCCCACGGCGTGTTCCAGTTCAGCCATATTCCAATCGCCGTCGAGACGACCGGAGACGTGTACGCCCGGGCGGTCGTTCGCTGGCTGGAGGTGCAGCGCTCGCTCGAGTTCCTCCTGGAGCTGCTCGGAAACAAGCCCGGCGGGACGATCTTTGAGCCGCTGGGCGAGCTGAAACCGAATGTGATGGCGTTCGGAGTCGCCGAAACGTGGCGCGGCGAGGCGATGCACGTCGCATTCACCGACGCGGCGGGCAAATTGGCGTGCATGAAGGCCAAGGATCCCTCGATGCACAACTGGTTCGGGCTGGCGCGGGCGCTGCGCGGCATGGCGATCTCCGATTTTCCAGTCTGCAACAAGAGCTTTAACCTCAGCTACGCGGGGCATGACGTGTGA